The following proteins are encoded in a genomic region of Oceanisphaera profunda:
- the trmB gene encoding tRNA (guanosine(46)-N7)-methyltransferase TrmB, with translation MIDEHAPKPTNIEQPELTEPEQELRKRKIRSFVLREGRLTKGQEKAMTEQWPVMGIDYQPQLIDLDTVFNRVAPRVLEIGFGMGGSLVEMAKVAPELDYIGIEVHTPGVGACLMGAAEAKITNLRVMCHDAVEVFEHMLAEQSLDRVQLFFPDPWHKTRHHKRRIVQPAFVEMLRSKLKIGGEFHMATDWENYAEHMLEVMNAAPGYVNASTEGDYMPRPDYRPLTKFEQRGHRLGHGVWDLIFTRIE, from the coding sequence ATGATAGATGAACACGCGCCTAAGCCAACTAACATCGAGCAACCAGAGCTTACCGAACCAGAACAAGAGCTGCGTAAACGAAAAATTCGCAGCTTTGTGTTGCGAGAAGGGCGCTTGACCAAAGGCCAAGAGAAAGCCATGACTGAACAGTGGCCGGTAATGGGCATTGATTATCAGCCACAACTGATTGATTTAGATACGGTGTTTAACCGTGTTGCACCAAGAGTGCTAGAAATTGGTTTTGGTATGGGGGGATCGTTAGTCGAGATGGCGAAAGTAGCGCCTGAGCTTGATTATATCGGTATCGAAGTGCACACCCCGGGCGTGGGCGCTTGTTTAATGGGCGCTGCTGAGGCCAAAATCACTAACCTGCGCGTGATGTGTCACGATGCGGTCGAAGTGTTTGAGCATATGTTAGCGGAGCAAAGCTTAGACAGAGTGCAGTTGTTTTTCCCCGATCCTTGGCATAAGACGCGCCACCATAAGCGCCGTATTGTACAGCCTGCGTTCGTGGAAATGCTGCGCAGTAAGCTTAAAATTGGTGGCGAATTTCATATGGCCACCGACTGGGAAAATTACGCCGAGCATATGCTGGAAGTGATGAATGCGGCCCCAGGTTACGTTAATGCGTCTACCGAGGGCGATTATATGCCTCGACCTGACTATCGTCCGTTGACCAAGTTCGAGCAGCGCGGTCATCGTTTAGGCCACGGCGTGTGGGATCTGATCTTTACACGTATAGAATAA
- a CDS encoding M18 family aminopeptidase, with protein sequence MTQQQADFNQGLIDFLQASPSPAHAVNTMVRELEAAGFSELNESEAWQLQPGQGYWLVRGGRSIIAFRLGEQPVFDAGVRMIGAHTDSPCLKVKPNAELLHQGYLQLGVEVYGGVLMHPWFDRDLSLAGQIYFRNEAGKLQTALIDVKKPIAVIPSLAIHLNREANKNSEINAQLHLPPVLGLDASADTDANGKPNPSLVLREWLATWLRKAGHNVAEVIDYDLCFYDTQPPALVGLEQEFISSARLDNLLSCYTGLQALLSSKQPAATSLLVCNDHEEVGSSSATGAEGPFLESVLRRLSGDEQEYQRMMARSLLISADNAHAIHPNYADKHDENHGPKINAGPVIKVNANQRYATSSETSALFRHFCDLAKVPYQHFVVRSDMGCGSTIGPVAATKLGVRVVDVGAPQWSMHSIRETAGTKDAWYLGQALQAFFCEWDGD encoded by the coding sequence GTGACTCAACAGCAAGCAGATTTTAATCAGGGTTTAATCGACTTCTTACAAGCTTCACCTAGTCCTGCCCATGCGGTGAATACTATGGTGCGCGAGCTTGAAGCGGCGGGCTTTAGCGAATTAAATGAAAGCGAAGCTTGGCAATTGCAGCCAGGCCAAGGTTATTGGCTTGTTCGTGGTGGTCGCTCAATTATTGCCTTTCGCTTAGGCGAGCAGCCGGTGTTTGACGCTGGTGTGCGCATGATAGGCGCGCACACCGACAGCCCGTGCTTAAAAGTGAAGCCTAACGCTGAGCTGCTACACCAAGGCTATTTGCAGCTTGGGGTAGAAGTGTATGGCGGCGTGCTGATGCATCCGTGGTTTGACCGAGATTTGTCGCTTGCGGGGCAGATATATTTTCGTAATGAAGCGGGTAAATTACAGACGGCACTGATTGATGTGAAAAAGCCGATTGCGGTGATCCCCTCGTTAGCGATTCACCTCAATCGTGAAGCGAATAAAAACTCTGAAATAAACGCTCAGCTGCATTTGCCGCCAGTGTTAGGGCTAGATGCGAGTGCTGATACTGATGCTAATGGAAAGCCTAACCCAAGCTTAGTGTTGCGTGAGTGGCTCGCTACTTGGTTACGCAAAGCGGGTCATAACGTCGCTGAAGTTATCGATTATGACTTGTGCTTCTACGACACCCAGCCACCGGCTTTGGTGGGCTTAGAGCAAGAGTTCATCAGCTCGGCACGCCTTGATAACTTATTGTCTTGTTACACAGGACTTCAGGCTCTCTTATCTAGCAAACAGCCAGCGGCCACCTCGCTGTTGGTGTGTAACGATCATGAAGAAGTGGGTAGCTCTTCCGCCACCGGCGCCGAAGGTCCATTTTTAGAAAGTGTGTTACGCCGTTTGAGTGGTGATGAGCAAGAATATCAGCGCATGATGGCGCGTTCTTTGTTGATCTCTGCTGACAACGCTCACGCCATACATCCTAACTATGCGGATAAGCATGATGAAAACCATGGTCCTAAAATCAATGCCGGCCCAGTGATCAAGGTGAATGCTAATCAGCGTTACGCGACCAGCTCAGAAACCAGCGCCTTATTTAGACATTTTTGCGATTTGGCCAAGGTACCTTACCAGCACTTTGTGGTGAGATCAGATATGGGCTGCGGCAGTACTATAGGTCCGGTTGCTGCCACTAAATTAGGCGTGCGGGTGGTGGATGTAGGCGCACCGCAATGGTCGATGCACTCCATCCGTGAAACCGCCGGCACCAAAGATGCCTGGTACTTAGGCCAAGCATTGCAGGCATTTTTTTGTGAATGGGACGGGGATTAA
- the coaE gene encoding dephospho-CoA kinase (Dephospho-CoA kinase (CoaE) performs the final step in coenzyme A biosynthesis.) translates to MTYTVGVTGGIGSGKSTVADLFAELGIVVVDADVIAREVVAPGEPVLDAIGAYFGPEVIAADGSLNRALMRERIFENAAYRHWLEALLHPLIRERMITECQNARSAYCLLVVPLLVENKLTDLCQRVLVVDVAESTQIARTTQRDNIAAAQVEAMMATQASREQRLHAADDVLDNNDRELTQIKAAVLQLHQQYLALSGA, encoded by the coding sequence ATGACATATACAGTCGGAGTAACCGGTGGCATCGGCAGCGGTAAGAGTACCGTCGCTGACTTATTCGCCGAGCTTGGCATAGTGGTGGTGGATGCAGACGTGATTGCCCGAGAAGTAGTGGCCCCCGGCGAGCCGGTACTAGACGCCATTGGCGCCTATTTTGGTCCAGAAGTGATCGCCGCAGATGGCAGCTTAAATCGCGCCCTAATGCGCGAGCGAATCTTTGAGAATGCAGCTTATCGCCATTGGCTGGAAGCCTTGCTGCACCCTTTGATCCGCGAGCGTATGATTACTGAATGCCAAAACGCGCGATCGGCTTATTGTTTATTAGTAGTACCGCTATTGGTGGAGAATAAGCTTACCGACCTCTGCCAGCGAGTGCTGGTGGTGGACGTGGCTGAATCAACCCAAATAGCGCGCACTACGCAACGGGATAATATAGCAGCCGCACAAGTTGAGGCCATGATGGCCACCCAAGCCAGTCGCGAGCAGCGCTTGCATGCCGCCGACGATGTGCTTGATAACAACGACCGCGAACTCACCCAGATCAAAGCCGCCGTGCTGCAATTGCATCAGCAATATTTGGCATTGTCGGGAGCCTGA
- a CDS encoding prepilin peptidase produces the protein MAVLSQWLTQDMLSLYIIVTLLSLLVGSFLNVVIYRLPVMLKREWQQECAELNNSPAPEQATFNICTPRSRCSHCQHQLSALDNIPLLSWLMLRGRCRYCQEKVSKRYPLVELSTAILSAAAVWRFGASPELLAALLFTWLLICMTMIDVDHLLLPDNLTLSLLWLGLLINLNGLFIPLSDAVIGGVIGYGILWSLYWAFKLATGKEGMGYGDFKLLAALGAWFGWQAILPILLLSSVIGSVIGLSLMASRRLNAQQVLPFGPALAIAGWVYLIWGKPLINWYWSVAL, from the coding sequence ATGGCGGTGCTGAGCCAATGGCTAACCCAAGATATGCTCTCTCTTTATATCATTGTTACTTTGCTAAGTTTACTCGTCGGTAGCTTTTTAAATGTGGTGATTTATCGACTACCGGTGATGTTAAAGCGCGAGTGGCAGCAAGAGTGTGCCGAGCTCAATAACAGCCCTGCCCCCGAACAAGCAACCTTTAATATCTGCACCCCACGTTCGCGTTGTTCTCATTGTCAGCATCAGTTGAGTGCGCTCGATAATATCCCGCTGCTAAGTTGGTTAATGCTACGCGGGCGCTGCCGCTATTGTCAGGAGAAAGTATCTAAGCGCTATCCCTTAGTTGAATTAAGCACCGCCATCTTATCTGCGGCGGCCGTATGGCGTTTTGGCGCTAGCCCAGAGTTGCTGGCCGCTTTGTTATTTACTTGGCTGCTGATCTGCATGACGATGATCGATGTGGACCATCTTTTATTACCGGATAACCTAACCCTATCGCTGTTATGGCTAGGGTTATTAATTAATCTCAATGGCCTATTTATCCCTTTGTCGGATGCAGTAATAGGTGGCGTAATTGGTTACGGCATCTTGTGGAGTTTGTATTGGGCGTTCAAGCTGGCCACCGGTAAAGAAGGCATGGGCTATGGCGACTTTAAACTATTAGCCGCGCTCGGCGCTTGGTTTGGCTGGCAGGCTATCTTGCCGATACTGCTACTCTCGTCTGTAATAGGCTCAGTTATAGGCCTAAGCCTAATGGCGAGCCGGCGCTTAAATGCACAGCAAGTACTGCCCTTTGGACCGGCACTTGCCATCGCTGGCTGGGTGTATCTTATTTGGGGCAAACCTTTAATCAACTGGTACTGGAGTGTGGCGTTATGA
- a CDS encoding type II secretion system F family protein: MSKKQPYHWQGINKNGQAVSGVAHESSLLAVKYQLQRQGILPTRVQRKRPPLFSKFKQTISAADIAIMTRQLATMLHAGIPLVQSLKLIARSATKGPLAHMLTLLVTDVENGQPLSRALKQFPMQFSNLYRDLVQSGEQMGALAQVFAQLADYAEKAQLLKAKIKKALFYPAIVLIVAALVSAILLLWVIPQFEEMYANFGAPLPWFTQVVISLSRGLQHYGGYLLLVLVLLCYWVIKARRSANRLRQQQDRLLLKMPVLGAILQKAALTGFARTLAATFAAGIPLIEGLTLAAGACGNHVYSQAVLQVRADVVAGIPLHLALGSSQLFPDLLVQLAMIGEETGVIDDMMHKVASIYEAEVDAAVEALASLIEPMMMLVLGILVGGLVIAMYLPIFNLGSVIH, encoded by the coding sequence ATGAGCAAAAAGCAGCCCTATCATTGGCAGGGCATCAACAAAAATGGCCAAGCGGTGTCTGGTGTGGCCCATGAGTCCAGCCTCTTGGCAGTAAAATACCAATTACAACGCCAAGGCATTCTGCCTACTCGAGTACAACGCAAGCGCCCGCCGCTATTCAGCAAATTCAAACAAACCATCTCCGCCGCAGACATTGCCATTATGACGCGTCAATTGGCGACTATGCTGCATGCCGGTATACCACTGGTACAAAGCTTGAAATTGATTGCCCGCTCGGCCACCAAGGGCCCGCTTGCCCACATGTTAACGCTGCTGGTGACGGACGTTGAAAATGGCCAGCCTTTATCCCGAGCTCTTAAGCAATTCCCTATGCAATTTAGCAACCTGTATCGGGACTTAGTACAGTCGGGTGAGCAGATGGGCGCCTTAGCCCAGGTGTTTGCACAGTTGGCGGACTACGCGGAAAAAGCGCAACTGTTGAAAGCTAAAATAAAGAAAGCGCTGTTTTATCCGGCCATAGTGCTGATAGTGGCGGCGCTGGTGTCGGCCATTCTATTACTGTGGGTGATCCCGCAGTTTGAGGAGATGTATGCCAACTTTGGCGCGCCTTTACCTTGGTTTACACAAGTGGTGATCAGTTTGTCTCGCGGCTTACAGCACTACGGCGGCTACCTACTGCTGGTGTTGGTGCTGCTCTGCTATTGGGTTATAAAAGCTCGACGTAGTGCGAATCGGTTGCGCCAGCAACAAGATCGTTTGTTGCTTAAGATGCCGGTGTTAGGTGCCATCTTGCAGAAAGCCGCACTCACGGGCTTTGCCCGCACATTAGCTGCTACCTTTGCCGCCGGTATTCCCTTAATAGAAGGGCTAACCTTGGCTGCCGGAGCCTGCGGCAACCATGTCTACAGCCAAGCGGTATTGCAAGTACGAGCCGATGTGGTAGCCGGCATACCGCTGCATTTAGCATTGGGCTCCAGTCAGCTGTTTCCTGATCTATTAGTGCAACTGGCCATGATAGGTGAGGAAACCGGTGTTATTGACGATATGATGCACAAAGTGGCGAGCATTTATGAAGCCGAAGTGGACGCAGCAGTGGAGGCTTTGGCCAGTTTAATTGAGCCAATGATGATGTTGGTGCTGGGGATTTTAGTTGGCGGGCTAGTGATTGCCATGTATCTTCCCATCTTTAATCTGGGTAGCGTTATACATTAA
- the pilB gene encoding type IV-A pilus assembly ATPase PilB: MHTQHKGLARSLLTASLLTDGQLELALTQAQQEAKPLSTVLVERKLLSSHELAKFCVRHYDLPLFDLDTLTAQDLPPQYLSMDLIERHHALPILFQDNVLYLAISDPSNMQALEDFSFRFNVVTDAKLVEEIQLSSLLSQLQRSDEPSLIDLTHSSDDDADDLAGLQSSAAEETPHDQDDAPLVQYIHQVLRDAVRQAASDIHFEPYELFYRIRFRIDGILHDVASPPSHLANRFAARLKVMASLDIAERRLPQDGRIKLKLGRHKSIDMRVSSLPTQAGEKVVLRLLDSAITKLDINQLGFNEGQKSAYLEALHLSQGLILVTGPTGSGKTVSLYTGLSILNQVSSNISTAEDPIEIIMPGINQVQINPKAGLGFAQALRAFLRQDPDIIMVGEIRDLETAEIAIKAAQTGHLVLSTLHTNSATDTLTRLKNMGLAAYNIASSVSLIIAQRLARKLCPHCKIPEVLSAPQLALLGLSSKGLNGKGQDCHGPELNDRELNLFQASGCVLCTDGYKGRIGIYEVLPMNDTLAELMLSGADSLTLARAATASGMLTLRQAALAQVQQGIISLAEANRITQ, translated from the coding sequence ATGCATACTCAACACAAGGGTTTAGCGCGCAGCTTATTAACCGCTTCTTTACTGACCGACGGCCAGCTAGAGCTGGCCCTGACCCAAGCGCAACAAGAAGCTAAGCCGCTGAGTACTGTGCTGGTCGAGCGCAAGTTATTGTCGAGTCATGAGCTGGCTAAATTTTGTGTGCGGCATTACGACTTACCCTTGTTCGATTTAGATACTCTAACCGCCCAAGATTTACCGCCGCAATATCTGAGCATGGACTTAATTGAGCGCCATCATGCACTGCCGATATTATTCCAAGATAATGTCTTATATCTGGCCATCTCAGATCCGAGCAATATGCAGGCGCTGGAGGACTTTAGCTTTCGTTTTAATGTGGTAACGGATGCTAAGTTGGTGGAAGAAATACAGCTGTCTTCCTTACTCAGCCAACTACAACGCAGTGATGAGCCCAGCCTTATTGATTTAACTCACAGCTCAGATGACGACGCCGATGACCTAGCTGGGCTACAAAGTAGTGCTGCTGAAGAAACGCCCCACGACCAAGATGATGCGCCGCTAGTACAATATATTCATCAAGTGCTGCGAGATGCGGTGCGCCAAGCGGCTTCCGATATTCACTTTGAACCTTATGAGCTATTTTACCGCATCCGCTTTCGCATTGACGGCATCTTACATGATGTGGCCTCGCCTCCCAGCCATCTCGCCAACCGCTTTGCCGCGCGACTAAAAGTGATGGCCAGCCTCGACATTGCCGAGCGCCGTCTCCCTCAAGATGGGCGCATTAAATTAAAGCTAGGTCGCCATAAGTCAATCGATATGCGGGTGAGCAGTTTGCCGACCCAAGCCGGTGAGAAAGTCGTATTACGCTTGCTCGATAGCGCCATTACTAAACTGGACATCAACCAACTGGGCTTTAATGAAGGACAAAAATCCGCTTATTTAGAGGCCCTGCATTTATCCCAAGGGCTAATTTTAGTTACCGGACCAACGGGCTCAGGAAAAACCGTGTCGCTCTATACGGGTTTAAGCATTCTGAATCAGGTGAGCAGCAATATCTCAACCGCCGAAGATCCCATTGAGATTATTATGCCAGGCATTAATCAGGTACAAATTAACCCTAAAGCAGGCTTAGGCTTTGCCCAGGCGCTAAGAGCCTTTTTGCGCCAAGATCCGGATATTATTATGGTTGGTGAAATTCGTGACTTAGAAACCGCTGAAATTGCCATCAAGGCGGCACAAACCGGCCACCTTGTACTCTCCACCCTGCACACTAATTCTGCCACAGACACACTAACGCGGTTGAAGAATATGGGGCTGGCCGCCTACAATATTGCCTCTTCGGTCAGCCTGATTATTGCCCAACGCCTCGCCCGAAAACTCTGCCCTCATTGTAAAATACCAGAGGTGTTATCTGCACCACAATTAGCCTTGTTAGGACTTAGCAGCAAGGGTCTTAACGGCAAAGGGCAAGATTGCCATGGCCCCGAACTAAATGACCGAGAGCTAAATTTATTCCAAGCAAGCGGCTGCGTCTTATGCACCGACGGTTACAAAGGCCGCATCGGTATTTATGAAGTGTTACCCATGAATGACACTTTGGCGGAGCTCATGCTCAGCGGCGCCGATTCCCTAACCCTAGCTCGAGCCGCCACAGCCTCAGGCATGCTCACTTTGCGCCAAGCGGCACTGGCTCAGGTACAACAAGGCATCATTAGCTTGGCAGAGGCCAATCGTATTACCCAGTAG
- a CDS encoding pilin, with protein sequence MRKLIGTRPSGGFTLIELMIVVAIVAILATVALPAYQTYAQRARFTEVIAATGPAKTAIDICVQTGGSDCAAAGNSAVPDSAVKTDTVAGVAVTTTGTNNEGPWIITATDTNTVSASTFILTGTAKDGRVTWVSAGSCTAAGLC encoded by the coding sequence ATGAGGAAGCTTATTGGCACGCGCCCTAGCGGCGGCTTTACCCTGATCGAACTGATGATAGTGGTGGCCATAGTGGCAATCTTAGCCACGGTCGCCCTACCCGCTTATCAAACCTACGCCCAGCGCGCTAGATTTACCGAAGTGATCGCCGCCACCGGCCCCGCAAAAACCGCTATCGATATTTGCGTACAGACTGGCGGCTCTGACTGTGCTGCAGCAGGAAATAGCGCCGTACCTGACTCTGCAGTAAAAACCGATACTGTCGCCGGTGTGGCGGTTACCACTACTGGTACCAACAACGAGGGTCCTTGGATCATTACCGCCACCGACACTAATACGGTGAGTGCTAGTACCTTCATACTAACAGGCACAGCAAAGGATGGCCGCGTAACCTGGGTTTCAGCTGGCTCATGCACAGCTGCTGGCTTGTGTTGA
- a CDS encoding TRAP transporter substrate-binding protein, with protein MLKVTAKVLVCAVSLGLAGLANAAEPIIIKFSHVVAEHTPKGQGALLFKKLAEERLPGQVEVEVYSNSSLFGDGKEMEALLLGDVQLIAPSLAKFEHYSKPIQIFDLPFLFDDIAAVDRFQKGPVGQELLTSMEDKGITGLGYWHNGLKQLSANKPLRTPKDARGLKFRVQASAVLDEQFKALRANPRKMSFAEVYQGLQTGVVNGAENPYSNIYSQKMYEVQKYITESNHGLLDYMVITNTAFWDGLPADVRTELTKIMDEVTVEVNLHAEELNQRDKQAIIDSGKTEIITLTKEQRDQWRDQVKPVWKKFEQEIGAERIAAAEASNQQ; from the coding sequence ATGCTTAAAGTGACCGCTAAAGTACTAGTTTGTGCTGTCTCACTGGGGTTGGCTGGGTTAGCGAATGCTGCCGAGCCGATTATTATTAAGTTTTCGCACGTGGTTGCCGAGCACACGCCTAAGGGCCAAGGTGCATTGCTGTTTAAAAAGCTGGCTGAAGAGCGTTTGCCCGGCCAAGTAGAAGTTGAGGTGTATTCCAACTCATCGTTATTTGGTGATGGTAAAGAAATGGAAGCCTTATTGCTGGGTGATGTGCAGTTGATAGCTCCGTCTTTGGCCAAATTTGAGCACTACTCAAAGCCGATTCAAATTTTTGATTTACCCTTCTTGTTTGACGATATTGCCGCCGTAGACCGCTTTCAAAAAGGCCCGGTCGGTCAAGAGTTGTTGACCAGTATGGAGGATAAAGGCATTACGGGGTTGGGATATTGGCACAATGGTTTGAAGCAGTTATCTGCCAATAAGCCACTGCGCACTCCTAAAGATGCACGGGGTTTAAAGTTCCGAGTACAAGCTTCTGCCGTATTGGATGAGCAGTTTAAAGCGCTACGCGCTAACCCTCGTAAAATGAGCTTTGCAGAAGTGTATCAAGGCTTACAAACAGGTGTAGTTAACGGTGCTGAAAATCCGTACTCCAATATCTATTCACAAAAAATGTACGAAGTACAAAAGTACATCACCGAGTCTAACCACGGTTTGCTCGATTACATGGTGATCACCAACACCGCGTTTTGGGATGGTTTACCCGCAGATGTGCGCACTGAGCTGACTAAAATCATGGATGAAGTGACCGTTGAGGTGAACTTGCACGCTGAAGAACTGAATCAGCGAGATAAGCAGGCCATTATTGATAGCGGTAAAACTGAAATCATTACCTTAACTAAAGAGCAGCGCGATCAATGGCGTGATCAGGTTAAACCGGTATGGAAGAAGTTTGAACAAGAAATTGGTGCCGAGCGCATTGCCGCCGCTGAAGCATCTAACCAGCAGTAA
- a CDS encoding TRAP transporter small permease: MNTVRLIWDRFEEGFIVFLLATMTLVTFVYVIFNNFYTFFYRVGEYFAERSVGVSEFFYDIGDVILDIVQTMTWSNALTKALFAWLIFFGLAYGVRIGGHIGVDALVKLASRSTQRFIAIIACIFCLVYAGLLSVASFEWINTLLQADIGADDLGHFGVKQWHIGMIVPIGFTLVFIRFVEILVRVIRHQQVGLGLADEAADAMKLSETEEHKK; encoded by the coding sequence ATGAATACAGTGCGCCTTATTTGGGATCGTTTTGAAGAAGGCTTTATTGTTTTTTTGCTAGCAACCATGACGCTAGTTACCTTTGTTTATGTAATTTTTAATAACTTCTATACCTTTTTTTATCGTGTTGGCGAATATTTTGCTGAGCGCTCGGTCGGCGTGTCTGAATTTTTTTATGATATTGGCGACGTTATATTAGACATAGTGCAAACCATGACGTGGAGTAATGCGCTTACTAAAGCGCTATTTGCGTGGCTGATATTCTTTGGTTTGGCGTACGGTGTGCGCATTGGTGGTCATATAGGCGTGGATGCCTTGGTTAAATTAGCGTCACGATCAACGCAACGGTTTATTGCCATTATCGCCTGCATCTTCTGCTTGGTTTATGCAGGGTTATTAAGTGTGGCGAGTTTTGAATGGATTAACACGCTGCTGCAGGCCGATATTGGTGCGGATGATTTAGGTCACTTTGGCGTTAAGCAATGGCATATCGGGATGATAGTGCCCATTGGTTTTACGCTGGTGTTTATTCGTTTTGTTGAAATATTAGTACGTGTTATTCGCCATCAACAAGTGGGCTTAGGGCTAGCGGATGAAGCTGCTGATGCCATGAAGCTGTCTGAAACAGAGGAGCATAAAAAATGA
- the dctM gene encoding C4-dicarboxylate TRAP transporter large permease protein DctM, whose protein sequence is MTILFLFIALFVLMFIGVPVAVSLGLAGSVTIMLFSPDSVRSLAIKLFETSEHYTLLAIPFFLLAGSFMTTGGVARRLIDFANASVGHIRGGLAIGAVMACMLFAALSGSSPATVAAVGSIAIAGMVRSGYPKPFAAGIVTNAGTLGILIPPSVVMVVYAAATETSVGTLFMAGVVPGVLLGVALMVAIYIIAVKKNLPALPRATFREWLSAARKAVWGLLLMVIILGGIYSGMFTPTEAAAVAAVYSAFIALFVYKDMRIRDAPKVILDSAKLTIMLMFIIANAMLFAHVLTTEQIPQQITEMVLEAGLQPWMFLLVVNIVLLIAGAFMEPSAIILILAPILFPIAVQLGIDPIHLGIIMVVNMEIGLITPPVGLNLFVTSAVTGMPLSEVIKAAMPWLMILLAFLALVTYVPSISMGLPNLLGM, encoded by the coding sequence ATGACCATTCTGTTTCTGTTTATCGCGTTATTTGTGCTGATGTTTATTGGCGTGCCGGTTGCGGTATCACTCGGGCTCGCCGGCTCCGTCACCATTATGTTGTTCAGCCCGGACTCGGTGCGCTCCTTGGCGATTAAGCTCTTTGAAACCAGTGAGCACTACACCTTATTAGCAATACCGTTTTTCTTGTTGGCCGGCTCCTTTATGACCACAGGCGGCGTGGCGCGGCGCTTAATTGATTTTGCCAATGCCAGTGTTGGCCATATTCGCGGTGGTTTGGCGATTGGTGCGGTAATGGCCTGTATGTTATTTGCGGCGTTATCGGGTTCAAGCCCAGCAACGGTGGCGGCAGTGGGCTCAATTGCCATTGCGGGCATGGTGCGCTCGGGTTATCCCAAGCCATTTGCGGCGGGTATTGTGACCAATGCGGGGACACTGGGTATTCTTATCCCGCCCTCGGTGGTGATGGTTGTGTATGCCGCTGCCACAGAAACCTCAGTGGGCACCTTGTTTATGGCCGGTGTGGTGCCGGGCGTATTACTGGGCGTGGCCTTGATGGTGGCGATTTACATTATTGCCGTGAAGAAAAACTTACCGGCGCTACCTAGAGCCACGTTTCGCGAATGGTTAAGTGCCGCGCGCAAAGCCGTGTGGGGCTTGCTACTTATGGTGATCATCTTGGGTGGTATTTACTCAGGCATGTTTACCCCCACCGAAGCCGCGGCAGTGGCGGCTGTGTATTCCGCGTTTATTGCGCTATTTGTTTATAAAGACATGCGCATTAGGGATGCCCCAAAAGTGATTTTGGACTCAGCGAAGCTCACCATTATGCTGATGTTTATTATTGCCAACGCCATGTTGTTTGCCCACGTGTTAACCACGGAGCAAATTCCGCAGCAAATTACCGAGATGGTGTTAGAAGCGGGATTACAGCCTTGGATGTTCTTGTTGGTGGTGAATATTGTGCTGCTGATTGCGGGCGCATTTATGGAGCCCTCGGCGATTATTTTGATCTTGGCACCCATCTTATTCCCGATTGCGGTACAGCTGGGCATAGACCCCATCCACCTCGGTATCATCATGGTGGTGAACATGGAGATCGGCTTGATCACGCCGCCGGTGGGGCTCAACTTGTTTGTGACCTCGGCCGTGACCGGTATGCCGTTATCAGAAGTAATAAAGGCCGCCATGCCATGGCTGATGATCCTACTGGCCTTCTTGGCGCTAGTCACTTACGTGCCCAGTATCTCAATGGGCTTACCAAACCTACTCGGCATGTAG